Part of the Limihaloglobus sulfuriphilus genome is shown below.
ATGTCTCGATGAGTCCGGCGGCGGCAGTTGCGACCGCGTCGCCGAATGCATACTCAGACCGGTATGGAAAGACCTTCGTGATGCCGTTAAGGGTGTCTTGACAAAGGTTACTTTTCAGGACCTTGTCGATAAGGTTAATTCCGGCGAGCAGTTGGACTTCCAGATATAAAAGAGACGGCTGATATTTATTGTCAGCTCATTGGCCTTTGATTTTATCTAAGGCCGGCAAAACAGGAGATTATAAATGAGTATTTATGAGAACATAACACAATGTGTCGGCAATACGCCGCTTGTAAAAATAATAACCGGCGCCGCCAATGCGGAGCTGCTGGGCAAATGTGAGTTTATGAACCCATGCTCAAGCGTGAAAGACCGGATCGGTCTTGCAATGATAGAAGACGCGGAAAAACGCGGCCTTCTTGACAGGCGCACAATCATAGTAGAGCCGACCAGCGGCAATACAGGAATTGCGCTTGCATTTGTTTGTGCCAGCAAAGGTTACAGGCTTATTTTGACAATGCCCGAATCGATGAGCATAGAACGCAGACGGCTGCTGGCGATGCTTGGAGCCGAACTTGTATTGACCCCGGCCGACCAGGGCATGAAGGGTGCTATTGATGAGGCCAAGAAAATTACGCTTGAGTCCGGTGACGCGTTTATGCCCAGCCAGTTCACGAACCCTGCCAACCCAAAGGTTCATGCCGCGACAACTGCCCGGGAGATACTTCGGGATACCGACGGCAAGGTGGATTATTTTGTTGCCGGAGTAGGCACCGGCGGAACGCTTACCGGCTGCGGAAGTGTCCTGAAAGAGAAAAATCCCGACGTAAAAGTCATTGCCGTTGAGCCTGTTGATTCTCCGGTAATATCCGGCGGCGACCCAGGGCCGCATAAAATACAGGGTATCGGTGCAGGTTTTATCCCGGATAACCTCAATATGGATATTATTGATGAAGTTATTCAGGTAGATTTCGACGATGCCTGCAAGACCGCCCGCAAGATTGCCTCTGCTGAGGGACTTCTTGTCGGTATCAGCGCCGGTGCAAACGTGTGGGCGGCCCAGCAGATAGCAGCCAGAGAAGACAGCGACGGCAAGATAATAGTAACAATCCTCTGTGATACCGCAGAGAGGTATCTTTCTACAGACCTTTTCGCGGGGCTGAGTTAATATATTCTTCAGGTATAAAGCCTGTATGGTAAACAATGAAAAATAATGAACTTAAAAAATACGTAGATAAGATATCTGCGACATATAAAGACGACAAGGGCATCAATTTTATTGATGTTAACAATCTTCCCCAGCGCGAGAAGATTATAGAGATTCTCGAGCTGATTATGGAAGTTGTATTCCCCGGCTATACCGGCAAACGCCCTGTTACAAAGTGGAATATCAACTATATTCTCGGTGACATAATCAGCCAGGTATATACAGACCTTGTCGATCAGTCCGAAAAGGCTTTGCAGCATCTTTGCAGAATCAAAAAAGACTGCGACCGCAGCCAGTGCAGGCAAATGGCTCAAAAGGCAGTTGACCATCTGCTCAATGAGCTGCCCAATATTCGCGAAATCTTAAAGACAGATGTAAATTCAGCTTACGACGGCGACCCGGCGGCTCAGTCGTTTGAAGAGATAATAATAAGCTACCCGGGAATCATAGCCATTGCCACCCACCGGGTAGCCCATGAGCTCTACAAATCAAATATCCCGCTGATACCCCGTATAATGAGTGAATATGCCCACAAAACTACGGGCATTGATATTCACCCGGGGGCCGAAATTGGCGCGAATTTCTTTATTGATCACGGCACAGGTGTCGTGATTGGCGAGACTGCTGTTATCGGCAGTAATGTCAAAATATACCAGGGTGTAACACTTGGAGCCCTGAGTTTTCCTAAGGATGAGCGGGGCCGCGTTATAAAAGGCGGTAAGCGCCACCCGACGATAGAGGATAACGTCACTATCTATGCAGAAGCAACGATCCTGGGTGATGTTGTTATCGGCAGAGATTCGGTTATCGGCGGCAACACCTGGGTCAAGGATCCCGTGCCCGCCGGACACAGGGCGGTCATAACACACACGGGAACTGCCATCAGAAAACCTGGAAGCAAAAAACCCCGGACAAAAAACAATGAATAATATTGCTGAAAAAATAAATAAACTGCGAAAAGAAAAAAACGCCGTCATTCTCGCGCATAACTATGTGCCCGGCGATGTCCAGGATATCGCTGATTTTGCCGGTGATTCGCTGGGCCTTAGCAAACAGGCGGCAGAGACAGATGCCGATTTGATAGTCTTTTGCGGCGTTCATTTCATGGCAGAGACCGCGTCTATCCTCTCGCCGGAAAAAACAGTTCTAATACCCGATAGGACCGCCGGCTGTCCGATGGCGGATATGATAACCGCAGAGCAGCTTAAGGCATTCAAAGAAGAGCACCCGCAGGCTCTGGTTGTCTGTTATGTCAACAGCACAGCAGAGGTTAAGGCGCTCAGTGATTACTGCTGCACCAGCGGAAACGCGGTCGAGCTTGTAAAGGCTCTGCCGGCGGATAAAGAGATAATCTTCGTGCCGGACAAGAATCTCGGCGCTTTTGTACGTGAGAGAACCGGCAGAAACATCATACTCTGGCCGGGCTACTGCCCAACACATGTTGTCATAACGCTGGACAAACTGCAGACGGTAAAATCGCAGCATCCTGATGCTGTGGTGCTGGCGCACCCCGAGTGCCCGCCGGCGACCTGGCCGGAGGCGGATTTTCTCCTGAGTACCGGCCAGATGCTTGGGCACGCAGAGCAGTCAGAGGCAAAGAAATTTATCATAGCAACAGAGCCGGGAATTATACACGCACTTAAAAAACGCTGCCCGGATAAAGAATTCATTGAGGCATGTGAGACCATCTGCCCCAATATGAAAAAGCTAACACTCGAAAAACTGCTATGGTCTCTTGAGCGTGATGAGTACGAAGTCAAGGTGGAAAAGGAAGTTGCGCAAAAAGCAAGCCGGGCTCTCATGCGAATGCTCGAGGTGCTGCCGGCAACAAGCACCAGAAAAAGCAACTAAAACACAAGCCGGTCATTTGTCTTAGTTGAAATAAAAACCATCCTGCAAGTGTATATTTGACTTGCAAAATAACATAAAAATACTATACTTATATATGAAAAGCCAAACGGCTTATTGGAGATAAAAAATGACAGATGAAAGAAAATTACATGTAGATACGCTGGCATTGCACGCCGGATTTGATTTTGACCCGGTTACAAACTCATGCGCAGTGCCGATATACCAGACCACCGCGTATGTTTTTAACGACAGTCAGCACGCGGCAGACCTTTTTGAGCTGAAGAAATTCGGCAATATTTACAGCCGCATAGGAAACCCGACCTGCGATATTCTGGAAAAACGCGTCGCTGCCATGGAGGGCGGAGCGGCTTCGGTCGCTGTAAGCTCCGGAATGGCGGCGATTTCTTCGGTTATCCTCACGCTTTGCCAGGCGGGGGATAATATCGTCGCTTCCAATTCCCTTTACGGCGGTACCGTTACGCTTTTGAGCCAGAATCTGGTTAAATACGGCATAACTACAACATTTGTAGAGGGCTCCGATCCGCAGAATTTCGCTGATGCAATAAATGACAAGACAAAGATCGTTTATATAGAATCGCTTGCCAACCCGCGCAACAATGTCCTGGATTATGACAGGATCGCGCAGGTTGCCCACGAGAAAGGCGTTGCGCTTGTCTGCGATAATACCGTTACCTCGCCGATACTTTTTAATCCGATCGAGCACGGCGCGGATATTGTCGTGCACAGCTGTACAAAGCTATTTGACGGCCAGGGATGCAGTGTCGGCGGGATTGTCGTTGATTCTGGTAAGTTCCCCTGGGATAACGGCAGGTATCCGGCTTTTACCAAGCCCGATCCGAGCTATCACGGGATAGTCTATCACGAGCAGTTTAAAGAAATCGCCTTTATCGTGAAACTGCGTACCCAGACGCTGAGGGATTTCGGAATGTGTATGTCGCCCTTCAACGCGTTCCAGTTCATTAACGGCCTTGGAACGCTGCACCTGCGTATTACCAAACAATCTGAAAATGCCCTTGAGCTTGCCCAGTATCTTGAAAAGCATCCCTTAGTCAGCTGGGTCAATTACCCCGGGCTAAAGTCGCACCCTGATTATAAACTCGCAAAAAAATACTTCCCAAAAGGCAAGGGCGCGATTCTCGGATTCGGTATCAAAGGCGGTATCGAGGCGGGCAAAAAATTCATAGAAAATGTGAAGATCGCCAAACATCTTGCAAATCTGCTCGATAGCAGGACGCTCGTGATTCATCCGGCAAGTACAACCCACCAGCAGCTCTCCGAAGCGGAACAGCTCGCCGGCGGCGTAACACCGGATTTCATACGTGTCTCAGTCGGCGCAGAGCATATCGATGATATAAAAGCTGATTTTGACTCTGCCCTGAAGGCAAGTCAATAACATATAAACAGGAGATAATTCATGTGGGATTACACAGATAAAGTAAAAGATCATTTTCTCAATCCACAGAACGTAGGTGAGATTGAGAATCCCGACGGTGTCGGGCAGGTCGGCTCGCTGGCCTGTGGAGACGCTTTGAAACTGATGTTCAAAGTAGATGCAGAAGGGCGAATAGCCGATGTTAAATTCAAAACATTCGGCTGCGCTTCGGCGATTGCCTCGGCATCCGCCCTGACTGAAATTATAAAAGGAATGAAAATCGAAGAAGCCGCCAAGGTCACCAACAAGGATATAGCAGAATTTCTCGGCGGCCTGCCGGATCAGAAAATGCACTGTTCGGTTATGGGGCGTGAAGCGCTCGAGGCGGCTATCGATAATTACAAAACCGGTACCACACAGACACACGAGCTCAAAGGCAAAGTTGTCTGCAAGTGTTTCGGCATAACCGAAGAAGAAATAAAACGCATCGTTCGGGAAAATAATCTCACAGACGTTGATGAGGTTATGAACTACTGCAAGGCCGGCGGCGGCTGCAGGGCGTGTCGGCCTGAGATAGCCGAAATAATCGAGGGTATTACCGGTTCCAAGGCTGATGCCGGCGAAAAACCCTATGAGAAACCTCAGAAACTTACAAATATCCAGAAAATCCAGCTCATACAGAAGTGTATTGACGAGCAGATACGGCCGGCACTGCGTGCCGACGGCGGAGACCTGGAACTGATAGATGTTATCGGCGATGAGGTCATCGTGGCATTTCGGGGGATGTGTGCGGGCTGTCCAAGCTCCAAAATCACCATGAAGGATGTGGTGGAAGCACGCCTTCACGAGTTTGTCAGTGACGATTTAACCGTTGTACAGGAAAAATGAGTGAGGCGATAATGAATACATATTATTTTGATAACAACGCCACAACCCGGGTATGTGATGAGGTTTTCGAAGAGATCAAGCCTTACTTCTGCCAGATGTACGGCAACCCCTCGAGTATGCATCAGTTCGGCGGCGAAGTTGGGCATAAAATCAGAGAATCGCGGCAGAGAGTCGCTTCTATTCTGGGCTGCAAGCAGGCAGAGGTTATCTTCACCAGCTGCGGCACAGAAAGCGACAACATGGCGATAAGAGGCATCGCCGAGGCCAACCCCTCAAAGATGAAAATCGTAACCAGCAGGGTAGAGCACCCGGCGGTGCTGGCGACATGCCGCTCATTTACCGAACACGGCTATGATGTAGTAGAAGTCGGTGTTGATGAGAAGGGCCGTTTAGACCTTGACGAGCTCGAGGACGCTGTTGACGAAAACACGGCAATAGTAACGATAATGCACGCTAATAATGAGACCGGGACAATATTTCCCGTGGACAAGGCCGCTCAGATAGCACACGCCAAGGGAGCGGTTTTTCACACTGACGCAGTTCAGTCAGTGGGCAAGATACCGGTGAACATGGCCGAATCCGAGATTGATATGCTCAGCATCTCCGGCCATAAACTCCACGCGCCAAAAGGCGTTGGAGCGTTGTTCGTCCGCAAGGGTACCCGTTTTAAGCCATACATGACCGGCGGGCACCAGGAAAACGGCCGCAGGGCGGGCACGGAAAACGCCGCGGGAATCATCGGCCTGGGCAAGGCGTGCGAAGTTGCCCAGCGTGATATGGAGCTGGAAAACACACAGGTAAAATCGCTTCGCGATAAGCTCGAGACTGCCGTTATGAAAGAGTGCGGCCAGTGCAGGATTAACGGCGACCCGGAAAACCGGCTGCCAAATACCACCAATATCAGCTTTGAGCTCATAGAGGGCGAATCAATTCTGCTTATGCTCGATCAATTCGGGATATGTGCCAGCAGCGGCTCGGCGTGTACGTCCGGCTCACTTGAGCCCTCGCACGTGCTGCGTGCGATGGGTGTGCCGTTCACCGCGGCGCACGGGTCAGTGCGTTTCAGCCTGAGTAAGTACACCACCGAGCAGGAAGTGGATTTCGTTATCGAGAAGCTGCCTCCGATAATAAAGCGGCTTAGAGAACTTTCCCCGTTTACCTAAAAGGCGAAATGGCTCGAAAAAGAATAGAATCCAGACTGCGAAACTACGGCATCTACACAAAATGGGACAGAAAAAGCTCTGATCTCCCTCAGATAAAAGAGTTTACACACACAATCCCCGCAGTCGAAAATATTGAATTCGGTTATATCGCAAACATCCGCGGCGGACGCGGCAAACTGCTCGAGTTTACTATAGAACACCCGCCGATACTCGACAGCGAGGGCAAAGAGCTGCCGGTTTTTGAGGGAACAGAGCAGATATCATCAAATGATTACAATTTCTATCTCGGCGATTGCGTCTGGCAGCCGGTAGAGGAGAAATGCGGCACCTGGACAATGACCATCAGCTGCTGCGGCGAAGAGCTCGAACGTATGAGTTTCCAGGTTGTGCCGGCATCAGGTAACGCCGCTGAATAAAACTCGTTTTCTAAACCGCTGTATTGCAGGCCCGGGCTTTAGCTGTGCCGCGTTCTCTGTGAAAGCAGAATCAGATTTCGCAGCATATTCTCATCTCTGGCGGACATCCATTTCTTCATAAAATCCTTCTGCTGGGTAATCTGGGCAATCGCCATAAGCGCCCGCAGATGATAATTTCTCTCATCTTTGGTACCTGCCAGGACAAATACGCAATGGACAGGCTCGGGAGATTTCGAGAAATGTATGCCGTCTATTGAACGAACCATCATGACATGAAACGCGTTTTCCCCGTCAATTATGATGTGCGGTATCGCAAGGCCGGTATCGATGACAGTTGAGCTTTGCTCTTCACGTTCGCAGAGTTTCTCGAAAAAGTAATCTTCCCTGTTACCGGCAAAATCGGCGAATTCCGCCCCGATTCTGTGGAACAGCTCCATATGCTCACAGGCTGGAATGTCGATGATTCGGCAGTTGTGAACCAGCTCGTCAAAGCGGTCCTGTACAATCTCATCACGCTCCAGCAGTATTTCCCGAAGCTCGTCTTCGAGGTCGGTGCTTTGGAGTTTGAGCTGTTTGTTTGTGATCCTCTCGGCTATGTGCATAACGGCACTCTGCTGGGAGACGGCTCGTGAGACGTAGATGAAATACCACGCCGCCGATACAACCAAAAACGCCCCCGATATAATAAGCGGTACCGCACCCATAGAAAGTATAAGGCCGATATAAACAATTATCGCAAAAACCTGAACATACGGATATCCTGAAAATCTAAACGCCGGCCGGTATGACTGAAGCCCGCTCATTCTCATTACAATTACGCTTAGATTCACCAGTGCAAAGAGTATAATCATCAGCGTCGAGGCGGTCTTTACAAGAAGTTTGAGATCCAGCAGTATTATAGTGGCCATCATAAATACCGCTGTAAAAATTATGCTGTTTACCGGAACCGCGTTTTTTCTTGAAATTGCCGAGAAAAACGGGGGCAGCAGTTTGTCCCTGCCCATCGCCAGCAGTGACCGCGAGGCTGACATGATTCCGGCATTGGCTGTGGTTATAAACGCGGTCATCGCCGCTGCGGCTAAGAGGGCCTTGCCCCAGCCGCCCATAAACAGCATCGCGGCAGATGAAATAGGCGTCAGAGAGCCCGAAAGTTTCTCTGCGTCCATAACACCAACCGTAACCGCGGTTACCGCGAAATAAAGGAATGAAACTATAAACCACGCGGTGAGCATACCCAGCGGGATATTCCTTCCCGGGTCATGTATTTCTTCGGATACCGCCGCGACCTTTGTAAAGCCGCCGTAGCTGACAAACACCATTCCCGTTACGGAAAACAGCTGCAACAAGCCCATGTCGGGCTTGAAAAACGGTGAAAATTTTTCAACTTTGATTGAGGCGCTTCCGAAAGCTACAAACAATATAAGTATGACAAGCAGTACTGCCACCAATGCGATCTGGAACAGGCTTGCGTGTTTTGTGCCGCTTAAGTTCAGCAGTGAAAAAGCTATACAACCCCCGCACGCAATAATCCTCATCAAAAACTCACCCTGTCCCGTGTCAATGTTCAGCACGTATCCCAGAAATAATTCAATAAACGCCGCCATACCAACCAGTGCGAACGCGGCTTTCAGTGAAACCGAAAACCAGTCCGCAAGGCCGCAGAACAGCCCCGAGGCCGAGCCGAGGCTGCGGGCGATGAAAAAGTAGGAGCCGCCGGCCTTAGGCATGGCAGTGGCAAGCTCTGACTGCGAAAGTCCCGCAGGCAGGGCCAGGAGCGATGCCAGTATGTAGATCAGGATAACAGAGGGGCCGGAGTAGGCAAAAACAAGCCCGGGAAGGACAAACAGACCCGAACTTATCATTGCTCCGGAAGCCAGGCAAAAGATGTCAATCGCCCCGAGTCCTTTCTTGAGCTTCTGCATTCGCAACCTTTTCTTTTAAAATGTTTTATGCCAGAGCCGCCGCGGGAATCAGCTGTTGAGTGCTTTATCCTTTGCGATAACCGCTTCGGTCTGTTTTCTGCGAAATTCTATGACTTTGGCCTCCATGTCTTTATCGCCGGCAGCGAGAATCTGCGCCGCGAATACCGCCGCGTTTTTGGCGCCGGCTTTGCCGATAGCCATGCCTGCTACGGGCACGCCCGGCGGCATCTGAACGGTGCTCAAAAGCGCATCAAGGCCGCAGGGGCCCTCGCTTGCCTGCATTGGGACGCCGATTATGGGAAGATGGCTTCTTCCGGCCAGAGCGCCTGCAAGGTGAGCCGCCATGCCTGCCGCGGCGATTATGACTTTTATCCCGCGCTGCGGGGCGGTCTCGGCGAATTCATCAGCCGCGGCCGGTGTTCTGTGGGCGGATATTACCCGAACTTCCGGCTCGATGCCGAACTCTTTCAACTGGTCGATGCAACGCTGCATTACGGGAAGGTCACTGTCAGAACCCATTACCACTGCTACACTTGAGGCGTTTTTTGTTTCCGTCATAGGCATTTGTTCCTTTTTAGCAAAATATAATTGGCTTACTCACTGTATATACGAAACCATTGTGTATTTTCCCGATATGGTTTTCGGGTATCCTTATAAGCGTATTATAGCAAAACCCGCAGGCCAAGTAAATACTTGTATCTAAAATTCCGCACCAGAGCCGCGACAGTAATGGAGCGGTTACGCAAACACAATGTATCACGCAAGATACCAGAATAACCTCAGGCAACTGTAAACGGTAGAAACTCCATACAGTTATTCGGCTACCAAACCCGCGCCGGGTTGCCGGCATTACCGCTCATTCACATTCGCGGCTCGGGTTGCTGCGAAATACACCACCACAGCCGCGACAGTAATGGAGCGGTTACTCCTCGAGCGTATTTGGACGGGAATGAATCTTTATACTTTGCTTTTTCTGCATAGAAATAGCCCGCCCAGGCCCAGGATAGCCATTGTCGCCGGTTCCGGTGCAACAACCAACCCTTTGGATGAACTGTCCAGTATCTCGGATGTCTGTGCATTATTAAGTATGAAATGAGGCTCCGATGTGATGTATTGAAGTGTATAAATATTTGAACCAAAGGCAACAATATCTACATCGTCGCCGAAAGTCAGCTCCTCGGTATAGAAAGAGATCGTAAAACCACCGTAGTTGACTGAATTGTTCACAACATTTTGGAAAGAACCCAGAAATTGATTAGAAGAATCATAAAAACTTACGTTGAGGTCGCTGATTCCGCTGCCGGAACTGCTCGAATATGAGATTGTGCGGTAATCGGAATCATACGTCATTGAACCGAGCACCTTGCAGCCGCCATCACCCGACCAGGAAAAATTGACTGTTTCCCAGACGGCAGAAGGCACCCACCCGAAAGACATTGTGGCAAATAAAGCCAATACTAACACTGATAATCTCTTCATAACAAATTCCCTTTCTAAAAATAAAGTGAATAAAATATTAAAAAGTTACATTTAGCTAAATACGCACTTTAACCTGTAATTAAATGGCATTACCGGTTGCTGTGCTCATCGCGGAAGCAAATACCGCAGATGAAAACAGATTTCAATAGGGTTGGTGGAATGAAGAACCAGTGTTTAGCTTTTGTGTTTAGAATTCCCGTAATGATGCAAA
Proteins encoded:
- a CDS encoding amino acid permease translates to MQKLKKGLGAIDIFCLASGAMISSGLFVLPGLVFAYSGPSVILIYILASLLALPAGLSQSELATAMPKAGGSYFFIARSLGSASGLFCGLADWFSVSLKAAFALVGMAAFIELFLGYVLNIDTGQGEFLMRIIACGGCIAFSLLNLSGTKHASLFQIALVAVLLVILILFVAFGSASIKVEKFSPFFKPDMGLLQLFSVTGMVFVSYGGFTKVAAVSEEIHDPGRNIPLGMLTAWFIVSFLYFAVTAVTVGVMDAEKLSGSLTPISSAAMLFMGGWGKALLAAAAMTAFITTANAGIMSASRSLLAMGRDKLLPPFFSAISRKNAVPVNSIIFTAVFMMATIILLDLKLLVKTASTLMIILFALVNLSVIVMRMSGLQSYRPAFRFSGYPYVQVFAIIVYIGLILSMGAVPLIISGAFLVVSAAWYFIYVSRAVSQQSAVMHIAERITNKQLKLQSTDLEDELREILLERDEIVQDRFDELVHNCRIIDIPACEHMELFHRIGAEFADFAGNREDYFFEKLCEREEQSSTVIDTGLAIPHIIIDGENAFHVMMVRSIDGIHFSKSPEPVHCVFVLAGTKDERNYHLRALMAIAQITQQKDFMKKWMSARDENMLRNLILLSQRTRHS
- the epsC gene encoding serine O-acetyltransferase EpsC → MKNNELKKYVDKISATYKDDKGINFIDVNNLPQREKIIEILELIMEVVFPGYTGKRPVTKWNINYILGDIISQVYTDLVDQSEKALQHLCRIKKDCDRSQCRQMAQKAVDHLLNELPNIREILKTDVNSAYDGDPAAQSFEEIIISYPGIIAIATHRVAHELYKSNIPLIPRIMSEYAHKTTGIDIHPGAEIGANFFIDHGTGVVIGETAVIGSNVKIYQGVTLGALSFPKDERGRVIKGGKRHPTIEDNVTIYAEATILGDVVIGRDSVIGGNTWVKDPVPAGHRAVITHTGTAIRKPGSKKPRTKNNE
- the nifU gene encoding Fe-S cluster assembly protein NifU, which encodes MWDYTDKVKDHFLNPQNVGEIENPDGVGQVGSLACGDALKLMFKVDAEGRIADVKFKTFGCASAIASASALTEIIKGMKIEEAAKVTNKDIAEFLGGLPDQKMHCSVMGREALEAAIDNYKTGTTQTHELKGKVVCKCFGITEEEIKRIVRENNLTDVDEVMNYCKAGGGCRACRPEIAEIIEGITGSKADAGEKPYEKPQKLTNIQKIQLIQKCIDEQIRPALRADGGDLELIDVIGDEVIVAFRGMCAGCPSSKITMKDVVEARLHEFVSDDLTVVQEK
- the cysK gene encoding cysteine synthase A, with translation MSIYENITQCVGNTPLVKIITGAANAELLGKCEFMNPCSSVKDRIGLAMIEDAEKRGLLDRRTIIVEPTSGNTGIALAFVCASKGYRLILTMPESMSIERRRLLAMLGAELVLTPADQGMKGAIDEAKKITLESGDAFMPSQFTNPANPKVHAATTAREILRDTDGKVDYFVAGVGTGGTLTGCGSVLKEKNPDVKVIAVEPVDSPVISGGDPGPHKIQGIGAGFIPDNLNMDIIDEVIQVDFDDACKTARKIASAEGLLVGISAGANVWAAQQIAAREDSDGKIIVTILCDTAERYLSTDLFAGLS
- the nifS gene encoding cysteine desulfurase NifS — translated: MNTYYFDNNATTRVCDEVFEEIKPYFCQMYGNPSSMHQFGGEVGHKIRESRQRVASILGCKQAEVIFTSCGTESDNMAIRGIAEANPSKMKIVTSRVEHPAVLATCRSFTEHGYDVVEVGVDEKGRLDLDELEDAVDENTAIVTIMHANNETGTIFPVDKAAQIAHAKGAVFHTDAVQSVGKIPVNMAESEIDMLSISGHKLHAPKGVGALFVRKGTRFKPYMTGGHQENGRRAGTENAAGIIGLGKACEVAQRDMELENTQVKSLRDKLETAVMKECGQCRINGDPENRLPNTTNISFELIEGESILLMLDQFGICASSGSACTSGSLEPSHVLRAMGVPFTAAHGSVRFSLSKYTTEQEVDFVIEKLPPIIKRLRELSPFT
- a CDS encoding PEP-CTERM sorting domain-containing protein produces the protein MKRLSVLVLALFATMSFGWVPSAVWETVNFSWSGDGGCKVLGSMTYDSDYRTISYSSSSGSGISDLNVSFYDSSNQFLGSFQNVVNNSVNYGGFTISFYTEELTFGDDVDIVAFGSNIYTLQYITSEPHFILNNAQTSEILDSSSKGLVVAPEPATMAILGLGGLFLCRKSKV
- the purE gene encoding 5-(carboxyamino)imidazole ribonucleotide mutase, which codes for MTETKNASSVAVVMGSDSDLPVMQRCIDQLKEFGIEPEVRVISAHRTPAAADEFAETAPQRGIKVIIAAAGMAAHLAGALAGRSHLPIIGVPMQASEGPCGLDALLSTVQMPPGVPVAGMAIGKAGAKNAAVFAAQILAAGDKDMEAKVIEFRRKQTEAVIAKDKALNS
- the nadA gene encoding quinolinate synthase NadA — encoded protein: MNNIAEKINKLRKEKNAVILAHNYVPGDVQDIADFAGDSLGLSKQAAETDADLIVFCGVHFMAETASILSPEKTVLIPDRTAGCPMADMITAEQLKAFKEEHPQALVVCYVNSTAEVKALSDYCCTSGNAVELVKALPADKEIIFVPDKNLGAFVRERTGRNIILWPGYCPTHVVITLDKLQTVKSQHPDAVVLAHPECPPATWPEADFLLSTGQMLGHAEQSEAKKFIIATEPGIIHALKKRCPDKEFIEACETICPNMKKLTLEKLLWSLERDEYEVKVEKEVAQKASRALMRMLEVLPATSTRKSN
- a CDS encoding DUF3859 domain-containing protein — encoded protein: MARKRIESRLRNYGIYTKWDRKSSDLPQIKEFTHTIPAVENIEFGYIANIRGGRGKLLEFTIEHPPILDSEGKELPVFEGTEQISSNDYNFYLGDCVWQPVEEKCGTWTMTISCCGEELERMSFQVVPASGNAAE
- a CDS encoding O-acetylhomoserine aminocarboxypropyltransferase/cysteine synthase family protein; the encoded protein is MTDERKLHVDTLALHAGFDFDPVTNSCAVPIYQTTAYVFNDSQHAADLFELKKFGNIYSRIGNPTCDILEKRVAAMEGGAASVAVSSGMAAISSVILTLCQAGDNIVASNSLYGGTVTLLSQNLVKYGITTTFVEGSDPQNFADAINDKTKIVYIESLANPRNNVLDYDRIAQVAHEKGVALVCDNTVTSPILFNPIEHGADIVVHSCTKLFDGQGCSVGGIVVDSGKFPWDNGRYPAFTKPDPSYHGIVYHEQFKEIAFIVKLRTQTLRDFGMCMSPFNAFQFINGLGTLHLRITKQSENALELAQYLEKHPLVSWVNYPGLKSHPDYKLAKKYFPKGKGAILGFGIKGGIEAGKKFIENVKIAKHLANLLDSRTLVIHPASTTHQQLSEAEQLAGGVTPDFIRVSVGAEHIDDIKADFDSALKASQ